The genomic interval GGACAAGATGTTTGCCGAGTTGCAAACTGCGCTGGATGTAGAGAGCAATGTCGATTGGGAAATCCATTTCATCGATTCCACGACGGTACGAGCTCATCAACACGCGGCTGGGGCAAAAAAGTAGCGCAGAACAAGAGGCGTTAGGGCGTAGTCGCGGTGGATTCAGCACCAAAATCCACTTTCGTTGTGAAGGTACAGGCAAACTGATCACTTTTTTGTTGACGCCTGGTCAGGACAGTGACATCCGCCAGGCGGAAGAATTGATGGAGACGGGCGCCATTCGCAGACGATCAGGTCAAAGGCGTCGGCGTCCGAAACGCTTGGTGGCAGATAAAGGCTACACCAGTCAGGAGTTTCGTGCTTATCTGCATAAGAAAAACATTCGTTGCACCATTGCTCGCCGAAGTAATGAACGTCGCCGAGGTTCTTTTGAAAAATCGCACTACCGCAAACGCAATATCATTGAGCGTCTCATTAATCGTCTCAAGCAATTTCGTCGGATTGCCACACGCTATGAAAAACGGGCTGCTAATTTCTCTGCCATGATCACTATTGCTTCTATTTTCCTCTTCTCTGATTTTGCATACAGGCTCTAGCAAGCATTGCGCAAAATAATCTGTCATCGTCTTCTTCGCTCATACTGATGCGGTGTGATTTTTGATTTGTAATTCTTTCGAGCAGATGATTAAGTTCATCATAGATTCGTTTCTGAAATTCCCTCCATCTTTCTTCAAACTCCTCTCGGTAATGAGGTAAAATTTCGAAGTTCGCTGAACCACGAGAGGAAGCTGATCCTAGAAGATTGGCTAATGTAATTTGTTTTTCCATAGGTAGGTATGGCAATAAAACCCGGTAGTAGGCTGTTAACTTCATGGCTAAACCAATACTTTCTCCTGTCGATTTAGTGCACAGGGCAATCGCAAGAAATATCATATCTTCTTTTGGTTCACTCTTTCTCCTTGGTGTCTTATTCATTTTCTTCTATGACCTTTATCGCTTTTCAAATTGAATGTCAATCAACCTATTCGGATGCTTGGTCGGGAAGCCCATAAGCGACTGATGGGTCCGACTGATATTATCCCAAAATAGCTTTTCAAATCACCCTCGACTCTAGTAGCGAGACGAATCCCTCCACATCCTATGGGCGCTTCTATAACTAACCAAAGATGTCTGACCCCAATAAGTGTTTTATTTTTAGGGCGCAACTCCCAATATGGCTCTCGCTCATCTTTTCCCGGCCAGCCGACCGTTACTGGTTCAATAGAGCCTAATGAAAGATCAGTACTGGCTTCGCCAAAAGCAAAACTAGTGTTTCCAAGCTTTATTTGAGGCGCGATTTCTAATTTGACTACATGGGATTCCCCTTCATGTAGGTCTCGCGGTACCATTTCATAGACTGTAGGTTGTAGTTGCTCAATACTTTCCGATCTCAAAAATGCTGAACATCGTGCAAAGATAAATTTTACACCTTGCTCACGAGCTTTCTCCAAAACGTCAAACTGAAAACCTAAGCGCACTAAATAGAATTCCGACTTCGAACCGGAAGTTAGCCATTCATAAGACGACTCATCGTCCAATTTTTTCCACCGTGGTTTATCAATTCGGACAACACCTCGAGCTTTTGGCGTTGCTTGTCGTTCTTTTTCAGTTGACTTTGTCACTTCATTAAACTCAGGTTCAATTGGAACTAATTCTTCTTCATACCAATAGTCATCCATTTTCTATCCTTTTCGCACGGAGTTACTGCCAATTTCCAACTAAAGAAAAGGGCCCAATAATAAGGCTCATCAACATTATCCCTAAGAGCCAATGTTGCTCGTCGAAAAGCATTAGATTTTGACAATTGCCCCTCGGCACCTGAATCTTTCACGATGAAGCGATAGAAATTTTCCATCCACTCCAAAGTTGAATTCGCGTTCACCGACCAAAAAGTAAGAAGAGCGGAATTTGCCCCGCCGTATAACAGAGAACGAGAGAATCCCAGATTTTCGTTAGTCGTTCCGGTGGTTATCATTCCAGTTTCACAAGCGCTTAACGTTACGAGATCTGCGTGTTGATTTATTGTCATCAAATCTCGTGCTGACAATTCCCCATTAGATAATAATATAGTTGATTCCAAAGGATTTTCGTACCTAAATCTTCCGTGGCACGATAGATGAATGTAATCAGCAAATTGTGCGCGTTCCTTGAAGCTCTCAATACTTGCATCGTTATTCAAGAGGGGACTGCTATTAAATACATTCGCGATTATTTCCGCCTCTTTGTTAAAGATATTTCTTTCATAATCTTTTGGTGTGTAAGCCATAACCAAGACGTTATTTGAAACTTGTGTTGGCACTTTCTTAAGTAAGTGAATTAATGTCAGTGCTGATGGGGCATACACAACTTCGTAATAATCAATAAAGGGCCTTCCGTTCAGATTGAGTGCATGCAGAGGGATGATGGATAGAATTTTGTGCGGCACCATGCATACTCGAGATACCCCATCTAAACACTCTTTGATTGGCGCCAGCAGTATCTCGCCCAAAGACAACCAGGAATAAGCTGGCGGTATTGTTGATTTTGGCTGAATCATTTCATTTAAATACGGATAAAGATAGCGATGCAATAATTGATCTATTGTTAACGATATATTGTAAACCCTCGGGCTATCCCAGCCATCACGCAGTACAAATATTCCTATGTTATCTCTCAGCATATAGAATTCTACTAGCGCAGTCTTCGGGCCTAAAGTTTTTGACAGGTTTTCTAAATCCTTCCATTGCGGGAATGCTGCACGACGAATATCAACGTAGCTTTTAGCAGAAGGATATTCTTGAACCAATGTTTCCCAAATTGTATTCAGGTCTTTAAGCAATGCTTTTCGTTCTGTTGCTACCTCTCGTTCAATCTTGCTGTTAATGTCTATAGAATCAATCTTAAGTTGATTCTTATTCAACTCATTCAGAAGCCTAGCTTCTTCCAACATAATAATTTTAGGCACACCTGCAGGCGGAGGAATATTGCTTGAGCTATAGTATTCTAGGTAATCCCGAGACTTACTCATTTCAGCATACATCAATCCGTTTCGCGAATAATTAGTTTCTTGTCCAAGATATAGACTTGATTCAATAATTTGGTCATATATCCGAATATTGGTTTCTGCGTATTTCTTCTTACTAGTCGGAGCATAAGCATAGCTGTATAGTAATTTCCCAGCTTCAATACCGCTCCTAAGAACTTCATTGGCCTTTCGCCACTCTTTGCGTTTTGAATATATCCTTCCTAAACCTTGTGCAATATTTATTATCCAATAGGGATCTTTTTCGGAATCTACGCCTTTATAGATTTCTTCATAAATCTGCGTGGCTCGAAGAATATTTTCGGCGCTGTTGCCTTGAATGCGCATCTCAACTGCTTGACCCAGAAGCCTCATTGTAAGTTTCCATCCCTCATAAGAGTTCTCTTTTGTCTGCACCGCAAGAATTACTTGACAGTATTCAATTGTTTGTTCAATGTTATTTGTTTGCCCGCCCTGCTTTCTAAATAAATAACAAGTTGCCAAGTTGCGCATTGCCGATGCCCAGTCATCAGACGCATTATCAGGTGTCCATATCTCAAGAGTTTGATTTAGTAAATCGATAGCAAGATTAGTGTTCTCTTCATGATCCCCCATAGTGCGTGACCAGTATGCCATTGCTAGATTTTTTGCTATCATTGCCCAATCATCTGGTGCAATCTGGCGAGGAAAATAGTTTAAGGCGGCCTTATAAGCATTAATCGCATTTTCATGATTTGCATTTTTATCCCCAACTAAACGATTTTCATATGCAGATGCTAGATGAATTACTGTATGAGCCCATATTTGTGGTATCGCTTGTATAAAGGGGGTTTTGAGAACGATCTCATATGCCTCTATTGCGCGCTCAATATTATCTAAAGGATCCCCCTCTTGAATTTCTTTTAGGCTGGTCGCTAAACCATATTGCAACAGTGATGATAAAACCATATTCTTTTCTGGATCAAGAATCGATAAAGCTTTGGTAAATAGTTCAACGCTCCGTGTTTGATCGTTCGATAACTGTGCATTTAGAATCTCGCGCATTGTTGCCGTAAACTCATCTGGTAGGTCTTGGTTTTTATCAAATGCTGGCAATATCTGTAATATATTTTCCAACAGTGCAGGTTTATTTTGCAGAAGGTGTTGAGGATCATCACCCGGCGAAGAATCTTTCATTGCGTCAAACATTTCGGTTATCGGTTCTCGATATTTCAATGGAATTACTAATGAATAATTCTGATAAGAGGCCGCATCGTATTCCAGCCCGATCTCTTGTGCTAAGGCTTTGGTGAATGCCATTTCTCGCACTCTAAGTTCAACATCAGGAGTCTGTGTAGATATGTCCGCCTCTTGGATAGGTCTTAATAAGCCCCTTTCTGTCAATATTGCGTTCGCGTTTACATAGGCTAAATAAACGGGCCGAGGTACGCCGAATACGTTCAGCTCCTCATTTTTGGCAGATCGACTTCGGAATAATTTCAT from Candidatus Defluviilinea gracilis carries:
- a CDS encoding CHAT domain-containing protein; the encoded protein is MAFTKALAQEIGLEYDAASYQNYSLVIPLKYREPITEMFDAMKDSSPGDDPQHLLQNKPALLENILQILPAFDKNQDLPDEFTATMREILNAQLSNDQTRSVELFTKALSILDPEKNMVLSSLLQYGLATSLKEIQEGDPLDNIERAIEAYEIVLKTPFIQAIPQIWAHTVIHLASAYENRLVGDKNANHENAINAYKAALNYFPRQIAPDDWAMIAKNLAMAYWSRTMGDHEENTNLAIDLLNQTLEIWTPDNASDDWASAMRNLATCYLFRKQGGQTNNIEQTIEYCQVILAVQTKENSYEGWKLTMRLLGQAVEMRIQGNSAENILRATQIYEEIYKGVDSEKDPYWIINIAQGLGRIYSKRKEWRKANEVLRSGIEAGKLLYSYAYAPTSKKKYAETNIRIYDQIIESSLYLGQETNYSRNGLMYAEMSKSRDYLEYYSSSNIPPPAGVPKIIMLEEARLLNELNKNQLKIDSIDINSKIEREVATERKALLKDLNTIWETLVQEYPSAKSYVDIRRAAFPQWKDLENLSKTLGPKTALVEFYMLRDNIGIFVLRDGWDSPRVYNISLTIDQLLHRYLYPYLNEMIQPKSTIPPAYSWLSLGEILLAPIKECLDGVSRVCMVPHKILSIIPLHALNLNGRPFIDYYEVVYAPSALTLIHLLKKVPTQVSNNVLVMAYTPKDYERNIFNKEAEIIANVFNSSPLLNNDASIESFKERAQFADYIHLSCHGRFRYENPLESTILLSNGELSARDLMTINQHADLVTLSACETGMITTGTTNENLGFSRSLLYGGANSALLTFWSVNANSTLEWMENFYRFIVKDSGAEGQLSKSNAFRRATLALRDNVDEPYYWALFFSWKLAVTPCEKDRKWMTIGMKKN